From a single bacterium genomic region:
- a CDS encoding CoB--CoM heterodisulfide reductase iron-sulfur subunit A family protein, whose amino-acid sequence MESNGEIRIGFYVCHCGSNIGRVVDVPRVADTMSKMPGVVVSRDYKYMCSEPGQALVEQDIKDHRLNRVVVASCSPLLHEKTFRTAVGRAGLNPFYFQMVNIREHVSWVHEDSMEATEKAIALSRAAIHRVVYHRPLETRRVDIKSSVLIVGGGIAGIHSALKLADAGVKVYLVEREMTIGGHMAKFDKTFPTMDCAACILTPKMAQVREHPNITLWTNSEVTGLDGHVGSFKATVVRHPRYVKEDLCVGCLDCIEGCVVRTSDGRSSMISVDAFRKSRSDSNGATPKVAVTKLPNEFDEGLSTRKPVYIPFPQAVPQIVAVDPNSCLQIKTGKCKQTCVERCERDAFDFTQTDTTEEIEVGAIIVATGFKTFDPHRIPEYHYNDYEEVYTALEVERMVNASGPTGGHIEMNNGQRPKSVGIVHCVGSRDFHYNRWCSRVCCMYSLKLAHLIREHTGAEIYNCYIDMRCPGKGYEEFYDRLLAEGVHFIRGRVAEILDWPMSKAEEGKLVLRVEDTLAGFVRRVPVDMVVLSTGLEPRADSEDVRRLFGISCSTGGFFLEKHPKLAPVETTSDGVYLAGCCQGPKDIPDTVAQAGAAAAEALALISRGYIEMEPNTASIDEEECSGCKSCIGLCPYNAIHFDEEKNVAVIDETLCKGCGTCVAACPSGSIKQNLFEDDQIFAEIEEVLAHV is encoded by the coding sequence ATGGAGTCGAACGGGGAGATTAGGATTGGTTTCTATGTTTGCCATTGCGGGTCGAACATCGGGCGCGTCGTAGACGTACCCAGAGTCGCCGATACCATGTCGAAGATGCCTGGTGTCGTCGTTTCCCGCGATTACAAGTACATGTGCTCCGAACCGGGCCAGGCCCTGGTCGAGCAGGACATCAAAGACCATCGTCTGAATCGCGTTGTGGTTGCCTCATGCAGCCCACTTCTGCACGAGAAGACGTTCCGCACAGCCGTCGGCCGCGCGGGGCTCAATCCCTTCTACTTCCAGATGGTCAACATCCGCGAGCACGTCTCCTGGGTGCATGAAGACTCGATGGAAGCAACCGAGAAGGCGATCGCGCTCTCCCGTGCGGCGATCCATCGCGTCGTCTACCATCGACCGCTGGAAACGCGTCGAGTCGATATCAAGTCGAGCGTCCTGATCGTCGGCGGCGGAATCGCCGGCATTCACTCTGCGTTGAAACTCGCGGACGCCGGAGTGAAGGTTTATCTCGTGGAACGCGAGATGACCATCGGCGGCCACATGGCGAAGTTCGACAAGACTTTCCCCACGATGGATTGCGCGGCGTGTATCCTGACGCCAAAGATGGCCCAGGTGCGCGAGCACCCGAACATCACGCTGTGGACAAACTCGGAAGTCACTGGACTCGACGGGCACGTTGGCAGCTTCAAGGCCACAGTCGTGCGGCATCCGCGTTACGTGAAGGAAGACCTTTGCGTCGGCTGCCTTGATTGCATCGAAGGATGCGTCGTTCGGACATCCGACGGTCGCTCGTCGATGATCTCCGTCGACGCTTTCCGGAAGAGTCGCTCGGACAGCAATGGCGCCACGCCGAAGGTTGCGGTGACCAAACTGCCAAACGAGTTCGACGAAGGCCTCTCGACGCGCAAGCCCGTCTACATTCCCTTCCCGCAGGCTGTCCCGCAGATCGTCGCGGTGGACCCGAACTCCTGCCTGCAGATCAAGACAGGGAAGTGTAAACAAACCTGCGTCGAGCGTTGCGAACGCGACGCATTCGACTTCACACAAACAGATACGACCGAAGAGATCGAAGTCGGCGCCATCATTGTTGCGACTGGCTTCAAGACATTCGATCCGCACCGGATTCCCGAGTATCACTACAACGACTACGAGGAAGTCTACACGGCGCTTGAAGTCGAGCGCATGGTGAATGCTTCCGGCCCGACCGGCGGCCACATCGAGATGAACAACGGCCAGCGGCCGAAATCCGTTGGCATCGTTCATTGCGTCGGATCGCGCGATTTCCACTACAACCGGTGGTGCTCGCGCGTCTGCTGCATGTACTCGCTGAAGCTCGCTCACCTGATCCGCGAGCACACCGGCGCCGAAATCTATAACTGCTACATCGATATGAGGTGCCCCGGAAAGGGCTACGAGGAATTCTACGATCGGCTTCTCGCGGAAGGCGTTCACTTCATCCGCGGGCGTGTCGCAGAGATCCTCGATTGGCCCATGAGCAAGGCGGAAGAAGGCAAACTCGTCCTGCGCGTCGAGGATACGCTGGCGGGCTTCGTGCGTCGCGTTCCGGTGGACATGGTTGTTCTTTCAACCGGACTCGAACCGCGGGCAGACTCCGAAGACGTTCGCCGACTGTTTGGCATCTCGTGCTCGACCGGCGGCTTCTTCTTGGAGAAACACCCGAAACTGGCGCCGGTCGAAACGACCAGCGACGGCGTTTATCTGGCCGGCTGCTGCCAGGGGCCGAAGGACATTCCCGACACCGTCGCCCAGGCCGGTGCGGCCGCCGCGGAAGCTCTGGCACTCATCAGCCGAGGGTACATCGAAATGGAGCCCAACACGGCCTCGATCGACGAGGAGGAATGCTCCGGCTGCAAGTCTTGCATTGGACTGTGCCCGTACAACGCGATTCACTTCGACGAGGAGAAGAACGTTGCAGTGATCGACGAAACGTTGTGCAAGGGCTGTGGCACCTGCGTCGCGGCGTGCCCGTCCGGCTCCATCAAACAGAACCTGTTCGAAGACGACCAGATCTTTGCCGAGATCGAGGAGGTGCTGGCCCATGTCTGA
- a CDS encoding hydrogenase iron-sulfur subunit, producing MSDKWQPTIVGFFCNWCTYTAADLAGVSRMKYPATVRVIRLMCSGRVDPQFILKAFAGGADGVLIGGCHPGDCHYLEGNYKALRRFEMMKKLIAGFGIDEKRLRLEWISAAEGEKVKRVIEEMTQQVQELGPLDVPKIFAGWDEELDKLEEEIKKEAEEPSHV from the coding sequence ATGTCTGATAAATGGCAGCCAACAATTGTGGGGTTCTTCTGCAACTGGTGCACTTACACGGCGGCGGATCTGGCCGGTGTGTCGCGCATGAAGTATCCTGCCACGGTTCGCGTCATCCGGCTGATGTGTTCCGGACGCGTGGATCCGCAGTTCATTCTGAAAGCCTTCGCCGGCGGTGCCGATGGCGTGCTGATCGGCGGTTGCCATCCCGGCGACTGCCACTATCTCGAAGGAAACTACAAGGCGCTGCGGCGCTTTGAAATGATGAAGAAACTGATCGCCGGTTTCGGCATCGACGAAAAACGCCTGCGGCTCGAGTGGATCTCCGCCGCGGAAGGCGAGAAGGTCAAACGCGTCATCGAGGAAATGACGCAGCAGGTTCAGGAACTCGGCCCGCTCGACGTGCCGAAGATCTTTGCCGGATGGGACGAGGAACTGGACAAGCTTGAGGAGGAAATCAAGAAGGAGGCGGAGGAACCAAGCCATGTCTGA
- a CDS encoding oxidoreductase, whose product MSDKPKIAMYWCASCGGCEESVVDLAEDILFVVENVDIVFWPVALDFKKKDVEAMEDGSIVASFINGAIRTTEQEEMVRMLRRKSQIVIAYGSCAQTGGIPALANLCEREAILQYVYHDAPTVKNPEGTRPQLETRENGFRATLPEFHNVVRTLGQIVDVDYYLPGCPPSPKLLKEAVIVLLSGNLPPKGTVLAPDKALCDECARKETKPETMEIEAFHRPHNTPVDPELCFLAQGIVCMGPATRAGCGAACTCGNMPCTGCYGPTSRVEDQGAKILSSLMANLAPKDEEGIRKALEGIPDPVGTFYRYAVAGSLMRGKLTK is encoded by the coding sequence ATGTCTGACAAGCCCAAGATCGCAATGTATTGGTGCGCATCCTGTGGCGGGTGCGAGGAATCGGTCGTCGACCTGGCGGAGGACATCCTCTTCGTCGTCGAGAACGTCGATATCGTCTTCTGGCCCGTTGCATTGGACTTCAAGAAGAAGGACGTCGAAGCAATGGAGGACGGTTCGATCGTTGCCTCCTTCATCAACGGCGCCATTCGAACCACCGAGCAGGAAGAGATGGTTCGCATGCTTCGCCGCAAGAGCCAGATCGTCATCGCATACGGCTCCTGCGCACAGACGGGCGGCATTCCCGCCCTCGCGAACCTCTGCGAGCGCGAAGCCATCCTGCAGTACGTCTACCACGACGCGCCGACAGTCAAGAACCCGGAAGGCACTCGCCCGCAGTTGGAAACGCGAGAGAATGGGTTTCGAGCCACGTTGCCGGAATTCCACAACGTGGTTCGCACACTCGGCCAGATCGTCGATGTGGACTACTACCTGCCCGGATGCCCGCCGAGTCCGAAGCTGCTGAAGGAAGCGGTCATCGTGCTGCTCTCCGGCAATCTTCCGCCGAAGGGTACGGTGCTTGCGCCCGACAAGGCGTTGTGCGACGAGTGCGCTCGCAAGGAGACCAAGCCCGAGACGATGGAGATCGAAGCCTTCCATCGCCCGCACAACACGCCGGTGGATCCGGAGCTCTGCTTCCTGGCCCAGGGCATCGTGTGCATGGGACCGGCGACACGTGCCGGATGCGGAGCAGCCTGCACCTGTGGAAACATGCCATGTACAGGTTGCTATGGCCCGACGTCGCGCGTCGAGGACCAGGGAGCGAAGATCCTCTCGTCCCTGATGGCAAACCTTGCGCCAAAGGATGAAGAGGGCATTCGCAAAGCCCTCGAGGGTATTCCCGATCCCGTGGGAACCTTCTATCGCTATGCCGTGGCCGGTTCGTTGATGCGCGGCAAACTCACCAAATAA